atgttgtcgggaccaacggatttcttgttttttgccaattttatagcatgttgtatttctgattttagtatttctggtccttcacctttatctaaagtgtccagttcttcgggtctatcatcattatacagttcattttataaaattataccaggtagttagaatttcgtgttcgtctattatcatttttaccgacgaatcggttatagtatgtggagttttcttataataaaggccagctacttctctaacttttttaaacatattaagcgtatcatgtttttcattcaacttttttaattccttgcatttatcctccatccatttttctttagctacctttattttttgtttaattagtttctgtttttcttgtattctgttttgttatcattcagttttcttctctgctccgtCAATTCCaagatttcatcagtcatccactgttgttttttgtgcatctgcatcgttgttgtatatttttccattactttccaggtaagatctttaaacgtgttccatatttctgtattgttttcatttgttgaattctttagctgattattcaggtcattttctattagcgttttgttgcatgctgatatatgtaattttggtgttttggggctttcttcgacttttttgagcttcacttggatgtcagctattagagggttatggtctgaaccgatatctgcaccaggatatgtcgttgatctcttgacaccattcttaaatctcttgtttactagaatataatctatctgatttctaattcTATGAATTGAGTTATCTCACTTCAAGAACAATCAACATCAACatcatcaatcccaaatagactacctcatgataaggaaagaagacatacgtgaatgcaagtactgcaaggtaatagttagtgagacagtaagccaacaacataagctgcttgttctggacatagAAGTAAAAAAGCGAAGCTAAACAAAAATATcagagaggaccacaaaaaatcaagtggtggatgctaggAGATGAGAAAGAAAGTATATTTAGGGAAagaatagtaaaaaaaatatagtaaactATTCtcaataggaaataagccacaattttaccaagaaagtgattttattaacgtttcgaagcccaaatcgggtttcgttgtcaaaatacaaaatactacttagtagtattttgtactaattagtagtattttgtattttgacaacgaaacccgatttgggcttcgaaacgttaataaaatcatttttttggtaaaattgtggcttatttttcattgaaaatagttaattataaaaatgccacaaggaaatagcttcagaacaacattaaaaaaaatatgttggaacatgaaaggaggccttaacacaatttggagaaaaatggccaatattattagaaagacggctattgaaatacttgggaaacgCTAGGAAAGACTTTTGAGGATAAAAAGACTTGGTGATGGTCAAATGAAGTATTATATAAAatgtggcaagaaaccagatcggacatagatcttcaaaactatatggtcgccaaaaaggaagcgaaagtagtagtagcaaaagctaacacagaagcgtattcaagcctatacgatcaacttgacaccacggaaggcgaagcaaagatatataaaatagccaaacagagagcaaagaaagcaagagattttaatcagattagatgtatccgagatgaaaatattaaaatattaattcacGAAAacgatgtcaaaaagagatggagaaagtattttgacagtttattaaatgaagaatttgacagacagcctgtggagttaacggagacagtaacagcaatggcaaccagaataacaaacgaggaagtggctcaagcgcttcaaaaaataaagaaaggaaaagcaatCGGACGAGacgatattcctggggaagtatggagatcATTGGGAGAGATAGGAATAAGTtagctagcaggtctatttaatagaattatggaagttggagaAATGCCAGACGAacggagaagcagtatattagtacctgtctacaaaaacaagggaaacataaaacaatgtacaaactacagggctataaaactacttagccacaccatgaaaatatgggagagagtaattattgatagacggatacgtgaagaaaccgcaATGTCCGataatcagtttggctttatgcagggcagatcaacaacagatgcaatttttattgtAAGGCAActaatggaaaaatacaggaataaagagaccaacgctcatatgatattcattgatcttgagaaagcatatgatagagttcctcgagagattctctggtgggcactcaataatcaaggagtccctggcgaatatgtaaagattgtgagagatatgtatgagggagtaacgactagggttaggacaggtgtgggagagactgataaatttcaggtgaaagtaggattgcaccaagggtcggtgcttagtccttatttattcacattagttttggaccagataacagcaaaactacagggtagcattccatgggcctaatgtatgctgataacGTAGTGTTAGtagaaaatagtgaaagagacttagaacacaaactggaacagtggagacaggctctggaggaaaaagtttaaaacttagtaggacaaaaacagaatatttggaatattcatttactacaaataaaatgatatctttggatggtgaaatgattgtgaaaagcaatagttttaagtacctaggatcggtattacagagtaatggagaaataaatggagatgcatgcagtataattagggctggatggatgaagtggaaagaagcgagtggtgtgttgtgtgacagaagaattccaatgaagctgaagggaaaattctataaaacagccataagattggcgatgatgtacggaactaaatgttgggcagtgaaaaaaagaggaacgacgaatgcatgtggcggaaatgagaatgcttagatggatgagtggagtgacaaagaaggataaaattagaaatgagtatattaggggaggTCTAGGTGTAGCagcaattgatgccaaaatgagagagcatagcttaagatggtttggtcatgttcaacgtcgagacgttaatcacccaatatgaagaatagctgaagtgcagattcctggaaggagtaggagaggaagacgaAAGAATACCTGGGGGGAGAccataaggcaggacatgttggtaaataGGATTAACATTGATACGACTCAGACACAACTAggtagtgattttagtaagtaattttgccaatttggtaaaattagccaaaaataaaaaaattaccgactaaaatcactggccagttttgtctgagtttagcgaaccgactataggttgtgtagacccttgttaatccgaagatttaacgttgctgcttttattgatatattaatctaaaaatgctcaatttgtgtcttatgccactgttgctctgagtgCCTCATTTGTTCTGTACATTATTTTATGACATTATTACGGTCCAATGACTTTTTTCTATTTTCAGATATCTATACGTCTCTGATTCTCGAGAAGCTAAAATGAAACGAAAGCCGACCGCCGGTGGCCAAGAAACCGAGAAAAAAGACTCTAGCTCGTGGCCCTTGTATAGCTTAGTTAGCACCGTCGCCGCGGCGTGTTATTTCAACGGTCTAAACGGCGACTTCGTACATGACGACATCCCTGCAGTGACACTTAATAAAGACGTTCTGGCTATCAACTCACTCATACACGTTTTCAAGAACGATTTCTGGGGCACGCCCATGTCTGATTTGTACAGTCACAAATCCTACAGACCTTTCACGATTCTTACGTTCAGGTAAGTGCAAGCTGCTTTTTCTTGATCTTTTTTAGCTCTTTGTTATTGAAGATTTACGCGATTTGGATCGTTTAGTTCCACTTTTTCGATGTTAAATGGCTTTGTGGGTGAGTCAAATATGGATAAGGCGTTTATATCCTACACCTCTTTCGTTCTTTATGGACATTTTATTTGGAAAAAtaggttattttttaattttattaataa
This genomic window from Diabrotica virgifera virgifera chromosome 1, PGI_DIABVI_V3a contains:
- the LOC114327755 gene encoding protein O-mannosyl-transferase TMTC3-like codes for the protein MKRKPTAGGQETEKKDSSSWPLYSLVSTVAAACYFNGLNGDFVHDDIPAVTLNKDVLAINSLIHVFKNDFWGTPMSDLYSHKSYRPFTILTFRRLPRRGLRCDE